One Gammaproteobacteria bacterium DNA window includes the following coding sequences:
- a CDS encoding type II toxin-antitoxin system VapC family toxin, with protein MSDSVYLDTSALAKWYLNEHGTKQVTDFILSADRVVISSLTITEMRCLLARRKRMHDFNEKIEHQLYATFLNDIDIGHLTVEVFSDQCFIHAAHLIDSFPSVPLRTLDALHLSIIQQKNIPRLATADEVMLKAAKKMNIKVKKF; from the coding sequence ATGAGCGATAGTGTTTATTTAGATACATCGGCATTGGCAAAATGGTATTTAAACGAACACGGTACGAAACAAGTAACAGATTTCATTTTATCAGCTGATCGCGTTGTGATTAGTAGTCTTACCATTACAGAAATGCGATGCTTACTGGCCCGTCGTAAACGAATGCATGATTTCAACGAAAAAATAGAACATCAATTATATGCTACTTTTTTAAACGACATCGATATTGGTCACCTCACAGTGGAAGTTTTTTCAGATCAATGTTTTATTCATGCAGCGCATCTTATCGATAGTTTTCCCAGCGTTCCATTACGCACTCTTGACGCATTGCATTTAAGCATTATCCAACAAAAGAATATACCTCGTCTTGCTACAGCAGATGAAGTGATGCTCAAGGCTGCTAAAAAAATGAATATTAAGGTGAAAAAATTTTAA